A genomic region of Pseudomonas sp. MPC6 contains the following coding sequences:
- a CDS encoding LysR family transcriptional regulator, whose product MSINLPLPLLGEMAIFVKVVETGSFSEAARQLGSSPSAISRSISRLEKALSTRLLQRTTRKLRLSDGGEEVFKRCQEMVSAARSVMEISGQFTDEAQGLVRVSVPKAVGRFVIHPHMPEFLRRYPKIDVELLLEDRQVDLIDDNVDLAIRITDQPPAGLVGRQLLTIDHLLCATPQYLAEHGTPTHPHDLLEHSCIYLGETPSDARWKFKKGTKAVTVGVRGRYAANHTGVRLGAVLQHIGIGSLPYFTARYALEQGLIVQVLPDWTFLASYHGGAWLLHSPTRYLPPKLRVLIDYLVECLEKEPTLSKPGKPGTSAKVAAEYELPESDGFF is encoded by the coding sequence GTGAGCATAAATCTTCCACTGCCACTGCTGGGTGAAATGGCGATTTTCGTCAAGGTGGTCGAAACCGGCAGTTTCTCCGAGGCCGCTCGCCAGCTGGGTTCTTCGCCGTCAGCGATCAGTCGCAGCATTTCGCGTCTGGAAAAGGCGCTCTCCACCCGTTTGCTGCAACGCACCACCCGTAAACTGCGCCTGAGCGACGGTGGCGAGGAAGTGTTCAAGCGTTGCCAGGAAATGGTCAGCGCGGCCAGGTCGGTGATGGAAATCAGCGGCCAGTTCACCGACGAAGCGCAAGGGCTGGTGCGCGTCAGCGTGCCGAAAGCGGTGGGGCGGTTCGTGATTCATCCGCATATGCCGGAATTTTTGCGGCGTTACCCCAAAATCGATGTGGAGTTGTTGCTCGAGGACCGTCAGGTCGACTTGATCGACGACAACGTCGACCTGGCGATTCGCATCACTGATCAGCCACCCGCCGGTCTGGTGGGACGGCAACTGCTGACCATCGACCATCTGCTCTGCGCAACGCCGCAGTACCTGGCCGAACACGGCACGCCGACCCATCCTCACGACTTGCTCGAGCACAGTTGCATCTACCTGGGCGAAACCCCGAGCGATGCGCGGTGGAAATTCAAGAAAGGCACCAAGGCTGTGACCGTCGGAGTGCGCGGGCGGTATGCGGCCAATCACACCGGTGTGCGATTGGGTGCGGTGTTGCAGCACATCGGGATTGGCAGCCTGCCGTATTTCACCGCGCGTTATGCACTGGAGCAGGGGCTCATCGTGCAGGTGTTGCCGGACTGGACCTTCCTCGCGTCCTACCACGGCGGCGCCTGGCTGCTGCATTCGCCGACCCGTTATCTGCCGCCCAAGCTTCGGGTGTTGATCGATTATCTGGTGGAGTGCCTGGAGAAGGAGCCGACCCTGAGTAAGCCAGGCAAGCCAGGGACGTCGGCCAAGGTTGCAGCGGAGTATGAGTTACCCGAGAGTGATGGGTTCTTCTGA
- a CDS encoding PA2817 family protein produces MSNVVADHLVLLDHLRSILVAVGEAEQVPEESHALFLERFDELRALLPVDPIESQYLGQDILCQVITRYPQIAHLVPRDLLWYFAGDCLHYMPDDEIDLYQALEERRFEAEQNDEPFDWNQEKQLLAMSNDDSKH; encoded by the coding sequence GTGTCCAATGTCGTTGCCGATCATCTTGTCTTGCTCGACCACCTGCGCAGCATCCTGGTCGCCGTAGGTGAGGCCGAACAGGTTCCCGAAGAAAGCCATGCCTTGTTCCTGGAGCGCTTCGACGAACTGCGCGCGCTGCTGCCGGTCGACCCGATCGAAAGCCAATACCTTGGCCAGGACATCCTGTGCCAGGTAATCACCCGCTATCCACAAATCGCCCACCTGGTCCCGCGCGATCTGCTGTGGTACTTCGCCGGCGACTGCCTGCACTACATGCCCGACGATGAAATCGACCTGTACCAGGCACTGGAAGAGCGTCGCTTCGAAGCCGAGCAGAACGACGAACCCTTCGACTGGAACCAGGAAAAACAGCTGCTGGCGATGTCGAACGACGACAGCAAGCACTGA
- a CDS encoding alanyl-tRNA editing protein, which yields MTLRLFFHSDDLKANVEVLDCTPCENEFAVVLRATLFHPQGGGQPFDTGWIGESQVLRVVQDPERIIHFVDRQVKLGMTQIRVDEQRRQFNTRMHSAGHLIGHFVQAMGWVPIKAHHWPGEGRVQFKPQDSAQDVDARIVQHGIEQWIAHDLPRLTSLREGAREIGFGELPAYGCGGTHVRSLKELGVVSITTVSQKKGTLSVHYDVN from the coding sequence ATGACGCTCCGCCTGTTTTTCCATAGTGATGATCTCAAGGCCAACGTGGAGGTGCTGGATTGCACGCCCTGCGAGAACGAATTCGCGGTGGTGCTGCGCGCCACGCTGTTTCATCCGCAGGGTGGCGGACAACCCTTCGACACCGGCTGGATTGGTGAAAGCCAAGTGCTGCGCGTGGTTCAGGATCCGGAACGGATCATCCATTTCGTCGACCGCCAGGTGAAACTCGGCATGACCCAGATTCGGGTCGACGAACAGCGTCGCCAGTTCAACACGCGCATGCACTCCGCCGGCCATCTGATCGGTCACTTTGTTCAAGCCATGGGCTGGGTGCCGATCAAGGCGCATCACTGGCCGGGCGAAGGACGTGTGCAGTTCAAGCCGCAGGATTCGGCACAGGACGTGGATGCCCGGATTGTTCAGCACGGCATCGAGCAGTGGATCGCCCACGACCTGCCACGCCTGACGTCATTGCGCGAAGGTGCCAGGGAAATCGGTTTCGGTGAGTTGCCCGCCTACGGTTGCGGCGGCACCCATGTTCGGAGCCTGAAGGAGTTGGGCGTGGTCTCGATCACCACCGTTTCGCAAAAGAAAGGAACGCTGTCGGTTCATTACGATGTGAACTGA